One part of the Aurantibacillus circumpalustris genome encodes these proteins:
- a CDS encoding methyl-accepting chemotaxis protein has protein sequence MKKFKDFSIKTKILAIVIINILFYVSIAVIVMRNIENQQKAEQGIILNGKVLFNFQDADMQHDAIRADVFKLTYAVSSNSTLITSVQSDFEEHTSTFLSDLDSVVKLNENKEIEMQISSVNPALNAYVDFGRELLSLSLKGDSASKATFYSKITEFQTVFDELAVQQEKLSELILQNNEVLQGEIEKQSSRSVFVLITVIVFAIFFSFLLGIAIINAIIKPLTVAVSVAEKIANGDLTTTINLDQQDEIGVLANSLKKMTSKLQEVIGFIVNSSDNISNASNQMSSSAQQMSEGATEQASSVEEISSSMEEMAANIQQNTNNSKQTEKIARSAAKDVTESNEAVSKTVNSMKTIANKISIIGEISRQTNLLALNAAVEAARAGEHGKGFAVVAAEVRKLAERSQLAATEINEVSSVSVDIAQKSGELLNSVVPNIQKTSDLIQEITASSVEQNTGADQVNNAIQQLNQVVQENAATAEEMAAGAEELNTQAESLKEMVSFFKIESTNKFNHSTKQSTSYSAEIEKKNAVRSSKVFTDRPGNVTKKSSFKNEFTAIADNEYESFN, from the coding sequence ATGAAAAAATTTAAAGACTTCAGTATAAAAACAAAAATATTGGCGATAGTAATCATCAACATTTTGTTTTACGTATCAATAGCAGTTATTGTAATGCGAAATATTGAGAACCAACAAAAAGCAGAACAAGGCATTATATTGAACGGAAAAGTTCTTTTCAATTTTCAGGATGCCGATATGCAGCATGATGCCATACGCGCTGATGTTTTCAAACTTACTTATGCAGTTTCAAGCAATTCTACACTCATTACCAGTGTACAAAGCGATTTTGAAGAACATACCAGCACCTTTCTATCAGATTTGGATTCTGTTGTTAAACTGAATGAAAATAAAGAGATTGAGATGCAAATTAGCTCCGTGAATCCTGCACTTAATGCTTATGTTGATTTTGGAAGAGAATTATTAAGCCTTTCATTAAAGGGCGACAGCGCTTCAAAAGCAACATTCTATTCGAAAATTACGGAATTTCAAACTGTATTCGATGAATTAGCTGTACAACAGGAAAAATTAAGCGAATTAATTTTACAAAATAACGAGGTTTTACAAGGTGAAATTGAAAAACAATCTTCGCGTTCGGTATTTGTATTAATAACTGTAATTGTGTTCGCTATATTTTTCTCTTTTCTTTTAGGAATAGCAATTATAAATGCCATCATTAAACCATTAACTGTTGCCGTTTCTGTGGCAGAAAAAATTGCTAACGGTGATCTTACCACCACAATTAATCTTGATCAACAAGATGAAATAGGTGTACTTGCAAATTCATTGAAAAAAATGACCAGCAAATTACAAGAGGTTATAGGTTTTATAGTTAACTCTTCTGATAACATTTCAAACGCAAGTAATCAAATGAGCTCTTCTGCACAACAAATGTCGGAAGGCGCTACAGAGCAAGCAAGCTCTGTTGAAGAAATTTCATCTTCTATGGAAGAAATGGCTGCTAACATTCAACAAAACACGAACAACTCAAAACAAACCGAAAAAATTGCACGCAGTGCGGCAAAAGATGTTACAGAAAGTAATGAAGCAGTTAGTAAGACTGTGAATTCAATGAAAACAATTGCCAACAAAATTTCAATAATCGGAGAAATTTCACGTCAAACAAATTTATTGGCACTCAACGCGGCTGTTGAAGCTGCAAGAGCCGGAGAACATGGCAAAGGATTTGCAGTGGTTGCTGCTGAAGTAAGAAAATTAGCTGAAAGAAGTCAGTTAGCTGCTACCGAAATAAACGAAGTATCATCTGTTAGCGTAGATATCGCACAAAAATCGGGTGAGTTATTAAACAGTGTTGTTCCTAATATCCAAAAAACGTCTGACCTTATTCAAGAAATTACTGCATCTAGTGTTGAACAAAATACAGGTGCAGATCAGGTTAATAATGCGATTCAACAATTAAATCAAGTTGTTCAAGAAAATGCAGCAACTGCTGAAGAAATGGCTGCAGGTGCAGAAGAATTAAACACGCAGGCAGAAAGTTTAAAGGAAATGGTATCCTTTTTCAAAATTGAGTCAACAAACAAATTCAACCACTCTACAAAACAAAGCACCAGTTACAGTGCAGAAATAGAAAAGAAAAATGCGGTTAGATCTTCAAAAGTTTTTACTGATCGCCCGGGAAACGTAACTAAAAAATCGAGTTTCAAAAATGAGTTCACTGCAATTGCGGACAATGAATACGAAAGTTTCAACTAA
- a CDS encoding CheR family methyltransferase yields MQVQQLINQYNKELSDKDFTKLSNFIFSNYGIKMPPAKKGMLQARLQSRLRATNIGSFKEYCDYIFSLNNTDPEVVQMIDVVSTNKTDFYRESAHFDFMLSTALPEFDKQYRRENLKVWSSACSSGEEVYTIAMVISEYLENNKNFDYSVLGTDISSRILAKASNAIYGEDRVEGIPLNIKRKYLLRSKNRENPSVRLIPEIRKRASYQRLNLMDEQYSSVPRDFDIVFCRNVLIYFDRPTQESVINKLCRHLKPGGYFFLGHSESITGIDVPLKQIKPTIFKKID; encoded by the coding sequence ATGCAAGTACAACAATTAATTAATCAATATAATAAAGAACTTAGCGATAAGGACTTTACAAAACTGAGCAATTTTATTTTTTCGAATTATGGCATAAAAATGCCACCCGCTAAAAAAGGAATGCTTCAGGCTCGCTTACAAAGCAGACTTAGAGCAACAAATATTGGTTCATTTAAAGAATATTGCGATTACATATTTTCGCTAAACAATACCGATCCTGAAGTTGTTCAAATGATTGATGTTGTATCTACTAATAAAACAGACTTCTACAGAGAATCGGCTCATTTTGATTTTATGTTGTCAACTGCTTTACCTGAATTCGATAAACAGTATCGTAGAGAAAATCTAAAAGTATGGAGTTCGGCCTGTTCAAGCGGTGAAGAAGTATACACTATAGCAATGGTTATTAGCGAGTACCTTGAGAACAACAAAAATTTTGATTATAGCGTTTTAGGTACTGATATTTCTTCAAGAATTCTTGCTAAAGCCAGCAATGCTATCTATGGAGAAGATCGTGTAGAAGGCATTCCATTAAACATAAAACGTAAATACCTTTTAAGAAGCAAGAATAGAGAAAATCCAAGCGTAAGACTCATTCCTGAAATTAGGAAACGCGCAAGTTACCAGCGTTTGAATCTTATGGACGAACAGTATAGCTCAGTTCCCAGAGATTTTGATATTGTTTTTTGTAGAAATGTACTCATTTACTTTGATCGTCCAACACAAGAAAGTGTTATTAATAAACTGTGTAGGCATCTTAAACCTGGTGGTTACTTTTTCCTCGGTCACTCTGAGTCTATCACAGGAATTGACGTGCCCCTTAAACAAATAAAACCAACCATTTTTAAAAAGATTGATTAA
- a CDS encoding sensor histidine kinase, which translates to MDPKKSDKELINELTLRFEKNNALLKEQHSLLNELQKVNKKLIASEGLKSNFLSNIRNEINNPVASILELSKNISEGTLSVDAVKKFASLIYSETFSLDFQLRNIFASAEIEAGESIVCPVSIKLPSLIETILLSFKHQIEKKNIQIFVSTSIADDENFCSDPEKLHLILSNLISNAVQFSREGTSIEIKFEIENDQFIFSVLDNGMGISTEEKEIIFDRFRQIEEGSTKNYGGHGLGLSITRALLELIDGEIKVESEKNVGSFFSICVNEAKESTIEKDIYSTDGNDFIFVDNDSLVF; encoded by the coding sequence ATGGATCCAAAAAAATCAGATAAAGAACTCATTAACGAGTTAACATTACGTTTTGAAAAAAACAATGCGCTGCTTAAAGAACAACATTCTTTACTTAACGAATTACAAAAAGTAAACAAAAAGCTTATAGCCTCCGAAGGTCTAAAAAGTAATTTTCTTTCAAACATTCGCAACGAAATAAATAATCCTGTAGCCTCAATTCTTGAATTGTCGAAAAACATTTCAGAAGGAACTCTGAGTGTAGATGCCGTAAAAAAATTCGCGTCACTCATTTATTCTGAAACATTTAGTTTAGACTTTCAATTACGCAACATATTTGCTTCCGCAGAGATAGAGGCAGGAGAATCTATTGTTTGTCCTGTATCTATTAAATTACCATCTCTCATCGAAACGATCTTATTATCTTTTAAGCATCAAATTGAGAAAAAAAACATTCAAATATTTGTAAGTACGTCTATAGCTGATGATGAAAATTTCTGTTCCGATCCTGAAAAGTTGCATTTAATTTTAAGTAATTTAATATCAAACGCAGTTCAGTTTAGTCGCGAAGGAACCTCTATTGAAATAAAGTTTGAAATTGAGAATGATCAATTCATCTTTTCTGTTTTAGATAACGGCATGGGAATAAGCACTGAAGAAAAAGAAATTATTTTTGACCGATTCCGTCAAATTGAAGAAGGCTCAACAAAAAATTATGGTGGCCATGGTCTTGGACTAAGTATCACGAGAGCCTTACTAGAATTAATTGATGGAGAAATAAAAGTTGAAAGTGAAAAAAATGTTGGAAGCTTTTTTTCTATTTGTGTGAATGAGGCTAAGGAATCAACTATTGAAAAAGACATTTATTCCACTGATGGTAATGATTTTATTTTTGTTGACAACGATAGCCTAGTGTTTTAA
- a CDS encoding chemotaxis protein CheD, translating to MLTETINKHYLFPSTLFAERDAHVIDTILGSCVAVCLFDTKLKIGGMNHYMLPLWNGEGLASPKFGNIANEKLVEKMIRMGSHPQNLVAKLFGGANQINSSINIGDRNIQIAKEQLHAFGIKTIKESLGGSIGRKIRFNSSTGEVLMKFLTKP from the coding sequence ATGCTAACTGAAACTATAAACAAGCATTATTTATTTCCCTCTACCCTATTTGCGGAAAGAGATGCCCATGTAATAGACACAATTTTAGGATCGTGTGTGGCTGTTTGTTTATTTGACACCAAATTAAAAATTGGTGGAATGAATCACTACATGCTTCCTTTATGGAATGGCGAAGGCTTAGCCTCACCAAAATTTGGAAACATCGCAAACGAAAAACTTGTTGAGAAAATGATTCGCATGGGCAGCCATCCACAAAACCTTGTGGCTAAGTTGTTCGGCGGCGCCAACCAAATTAATTCGTCAATTAATATAGGTGATCGTAACATTCAAATAGCAAAAGAGCAATTGCATGCCTTTGGTATAAAAACAATTAAAGAAAGTTTAGGTGGATCAATAGGAAGAAAAATTAGATTTAATTCTAGCACTGGAGAAGTATTAATGAAATTTCTAACAAAACCTTAA
- a CDS encoding protein-glutamate methylesterase/protein-glutamine glutaminase has translation MKKIRVLIIDDSALVRQTLFNILSNDPEIEVVGTAADPYIAAQKINEVTPDVITLDVEMPRMDGLTFLKKLMSQHPIPVVIISTLTEKGTDTALHALELGAVEVVAKPKVNTKDLLEKVSKELCDKIKIAATAFVKRRSPSDVQTAGQIVPKFSADAVLSKKTTHSLIQTTEIVIAVGASTGGTEALKTFLMDMPVDAPGIIIVQHMPETFTKQFAKRLDSLCAITVKEAENGDAVFPGQALIAPGNMHMLLKRSGARYHVEVKDGPLVNRHRPAVDVLFRSVARYAGKNSMGVIMTGMGDDGAKGLLEMRESGAHTIAQDEKTCVVFGMPKEAIKLNAANEILPLNKISSYIINKIKN, from the coding sequence ATGAAAAAGATACGTGTATTGATTATTGATGATTCGGCCCTTGTTAGACAAACCTTGTTTAACATTCTGTCAAACGATCCAGAAATTGAGGTCGTTGGAACTGCCGCCGATCCTTACATTGCGGCCCAAAAAATTAATGAGGTTACTCCCGATGTTATAACATTAGATGTTGAGATGCCAAGAATGGACGGACTTACTTTCTTAAAAAAACTAATGTCACAACACCCCATTCCAGTTGTAATTATTTCTACACTTACCGAAAAAGGAACTGACACTGCCTTACACGCTTTAGAATTAGGAGCGGTAGAAGTAGTAGCTAAGCCAAAAGTTAACACAAAAGACCTTTTAGAAAAAGTAAGCAAGGAACTTTGTGATAAGATTAAAATTGCTGCCACAGCTTTCGTAAAAAGAAGATCACCATCCGATGTTCAAACCGCTGGGCAAATAGTTCCGAAATTTTCAGCAGACGCTGTTTTGAGCAAAAAAACAACACATAGTTTAATTCAAACTACCGAAATCGTTATAGCTGTTGGAGCCTCAACAGGAGGGACAGAAGCTCTTAAAACCTTTTTAATGGACATGCCGGTAGACGCTCCGGGAATAATAATTGTTCAACATATGCCGGAAACGTTTACAAAACAATTTGCAAAACGATTGGATAGTTTATGTGCTATAACTGTGAAAGAAGCCGAAAATGGCGACGCAGTTTTCCCAGGTCAGGCTTTAATTGCTCCTGGAAATATGCACATGTTATTAAAACGCAGCGGTGCTAGATATCATGTGGAAGTTAAAGACGGGCCTTTGGTAAACAGACACCGTCCGGCTGTTGACGTTTTATTCAGATCTGTTGCGCGCTATGCTGGCAAAAACTCCATGGGCGTAATTATGACAGGCATGGGCGATGATGGTGCAAAAGGTCTTTTAGAAATGAGAGAATCGGGTGCTCACACAATTGCCCAAGACGAAAAAACCTGCGTTGTTTTTGGAATGCCAAAAGAGGCAATAAAACTAAATGCAGCAAACGAAATATTACCGCTAAATAAAATATCATCATACATAATCAATAAAATCAAAAACTAA
- a CDS encoding response regulator: MKKVLIVDDSLFMRQSIKSTLINSGKYEVVGEAATGDQGIELSLDLQPDIITMDNILPDMLGIDIIKELRKEEVTAKIIMVSAVGQESIINECRSSGADDYLVKPFSNESLIERIDKLALELN; this comes from the coding sequence ATGAAAAAAGTATTAATTGTAGACGACTCCTTATTTATGAGACAGTCAATTAAAAGTACACTCATTAACAGCGGAAAATATGAAGTTGTTGGAGAAGCAGCAACAGGTGATCAAGGAATTGAATTATCACTTGACTTACAACCAGACATCATAACAATGGATAATATATTACCTGATATGTTAGGTATCGATATTATTAAAGAATTAAGAAAAGAAGAAGTTACTGCCAAAATTATTATGGTAAGTGCTGTAGGTCAGGAAAGCATTATTAACGAATGTAGATCATCAGGAGCCGACGATTATTTGGTAAAACCATTTAGCAATGAAAGTTTGATTGAACGCATCGACAAATTAGCTCTTGAACTAAATTAA
- a CDS encoding chemotaxis protein CheC — translation MENLNSTELFAAKTIINQGLEKAAQSLSFFMKEEITFKELSFSINKVNKNIDFTSKFGKNIHLLITNVIGELKGVCCLIFSEEEADKLKQTALPKEIIENPELMAEMADAIMLEVDNIISASVITKFSDILNHKIYGGVPELKKLSFEEMNDYVTNNFLQDLYIINFKTQFQSSHLNFNPEFVWLFDNTFLNSIKSFALDGSNIDKLEVSSMA, via the coding sequence ATGGAAAATTTAAATAGTACAGAACTATTTGCCGCTAAAACGATCATTAATCAGGGACTTGAAAAAGCTGCGCAATCCCTTTCATTCTTTATGAAGGAAGAAATCACCTTTAAAGAATTAAGTTTCAGCATTAATAAAGTAAATAAAAACATTGACTTCACGAGTAAATTCGGAAAGAACATTCATTTATTAATTACCAACGTGATTGGAGAATTGAAAGGTGTTTGTTGTTTGATCTTCTCAGAAGAAGAAGCTGACAAATTGAAACAAACTGCATTACCAAAAGAAATAATTGAAAATCCCGAATTAATGGCTGAAATGGCAGATGCTATTATGCTTGAGGTAGACAATATTATTTCCGCGTCGGTGATTACTAAATTCTCGGATATTTTAAATCATAAAATATACGGTGGAGTACCAGAACTTAAAAAATTGAGTTTTGAAGAAATGAATGATTACGTAACAAATAACTTTTTACAAGACTTGTATATCATTAATTTCAAAACACAATTTCAATCTTCTCACCTTAACTTTAACCCTGAGTTTGTTTGGTTGTTTGACAATACTTTTCTCAATAGCATTAAATCATTTGCTCTCGATGGCAGTAATATCGACAAACTAGAAGTTAGTTCTATGGCTTAA
- a CDS encoding DUF7793 family protein: MKNKSALKSSADDKMNISVQLNSNNIIEIDVPLSLTKIKKRHLVDLNKRIHELGEGKKLPAYITINGFVLLSRGAINYRTTSEYAKYRLANAFLTDSFSKMVIYKFYKDFDYSKVPVNSFSSKHKAIQWLKTFG; encoded by the coding sequence ATGAAAAATAAATCAGCCCTCAAATCAAGTGCCGATGATAAAATGAATATCTCGGTGCAATTAAATTCAAATAACATCATAGAAATTGATGTTCCGTTAAGCCTAACTAAAATAAAGAAACGCCATTTAGTGGATCTAAATAAACGGATCCACGAATTAGGTGAGGGTAAAAAGCTCCCGGCTTATATTACAATAAATGGTTTTGTTCTACTTTCGCGTGGAGCAATTAATTACCGGACTACTTCTGAGTATGCCAAGTATCGCCTTGCAAATGCCTTTTTAACTGATTCTTTCTCAAAAATGGTAATCTATAAATTTTACAAAGATTTTGATTACTCTAAAGTACCGGTTAATTCATTTTCAAGTAAACATAAGGCCATTCAATGGCTTAAAACATTTGGTTAA
- a CDS encoding DUF7793 family protein has protein sequence MVAANVSSDVRIIVERIVTKYKVSLREDGILCIHVLNNRQWVPEDFKLLFQAIGEMVEFKRVPVLLSCEKFTFPSAEASAYWGNEETACPYVSREAQVLDSLPLKILGNFYMNFRRPKRPTRYFDNKEDAINWLHNSK, from the coding sequence ATGGTAGCAGCAAATGTTAGTTCCGATGTGAGAATTATAGTTGAGCGGATTGTAACAAAATATAAAGTTTCTTTAAGAGAAGATGGAATTCTATGCATTCATGTTTTAAACAATAGGCAATGGGTACCTGAAGATTTTAAATTACTTTTTCAGGCAATTGGTGAAATGGTGGAGTTTAAAAGAGTGCCAGTTTTACTTTCCTGTGAAAAATTTACTTTTCCTAGTGCAGAGGCCAGTGCTTATTGGGGAAATGAAGAAACGGCATGTCCCTATGTAAGTCGCGAGGCTCAGGTGCTAGACTCTTTACCACTTAAAATACTTGGTAATTTTTACATGAATTTCAGAAGACCTAAACGACCTACAAGGTATTTTGATAATAAAGAAGACGCAATTAATTGGCTTCATAATTCAAAGTAA
- a CDS encoding DUF7793 family protein, with product MLIQKHNTEVKIVAEIVVGMYTLKLREDGILHCHISSGFKWSPNDYNLLLPAIEKIVNKKKIPLMVTYDELVFPSQESIKYSSNPSKISPYISADAHILNSLPLKILGNFYLKIKRPLRPTKIFDNRDEATAWLKTFL from the coding sequence ATGCTTATTCAAAAACATAACACTGAAGTTAAAATTGTAGCTGAAATAGTGGTAGGCATGTACACTCTTAAACTAAGAGAGGACGGTATTCTTCATTGTCATATTTCTAGTGGTTTTAAATGGTCGCCGAACGATTATAACTTACTTTTGCCTGCAATTGAAAAAATAGTTAACAAAAAGAAGATACCCTTAATGGTTACTTATGATGAATTAGTTTTTCCTTCTCAAGAGTCTATTAAATATTCATCTAATCCTAGTAAGATTAGCCCATACATAAGTGCCGACGCACATATATTAAATTCATTACCCCTTAAGATATTGGGAAATTTTTATTTGAAAATTAAAAGGCCTTTGCGACCAACAAAAATTTTTGATAATAGGGATGAAGCCACTGCCTGGTTAAAGACATTTTTATAG
- a CDS encoding methyl-accepting chemotaxis protein produces the protein MTKKIKLNLASRIALGYVIVIIFAVINAIIGVTLLAKVKSIDKDIREVYVKSSEQIKEYKNLLASTKKLSNAWIFQPNAEDKKLLELSYKTTLPELILETGNVLKHIEGFQNDNKFIGIDRDSKTLLSETQKLTEQLKTADDYVDDKKVDAALLIFNEKIDPLTKSLEKDLSDLFESIDTKSKELLKEKESSFSTLKYSLILLAVFLVIIGFISSYLTTSNITRLVGGEPEDVLLMANKISQGNLTFDITEKDRERKGIYGAMILMTDELKTVISSVIHSSQNIEIASSEMSSSAQQMSEGATDQASSVEEISSSMEEMTANIQQNTNNSKQTEKIAKQAAKDISEGNESVNKTVASMRTIADKISIIGEISRQTNLLALNAAVEAARAGEHGKGFAVVAAEVRKLAEKSQEAATEINEVSSISVAIAQRSGELLHDVVPNIQKTSDLVQEITAASVEQNAGTNQVNNAIQQLNQVVQANAATAEQMAAGAKELNTQSLHLKEAIAFFKVDTHSSTKTSFRKAPTNFSKTYAPKRVSNGIIAKNTKKASPVSIDLGENHSTNDEYQKY, from the coding sequence ATGACAAAAAAAATCAAACTGAACCTTGCCAGTAGAATTGCACTCGGTTATGTAATCGTAATCATATTTGCTGTAATTAATGCCATAATAGGAGTGACTTTATTGGCAAAAGTAAAATCAATCGACAAAGACATAAGAGAAGTTTATGTAAAATCTTCTGAGCAAATTAAAGAATACAAAAACCTACTTGCGTCTACAAAAAAATTAAGCAACGCCTGGATTTTTCAACCAAATGCAGAAGATAAAAAACTTTTAGAGTTAAGTTATAAAACTACTTTACCGGAATTAATACTTGAAACCGGCAATGTTCTTAAGCATATTGAAGGTTTTCAAAATGACAACAAATTTATTGGAATTGATAGAGATTCTAAAACCCTGTTAAGTGAGACACAAAAATTAACAGAACAATTAAAAACAGCTGACGATTACGTTGATGACAAAAAAGTAGATGCTGCACTGCTAATATTTAATGAAAAAATTGATCCATTAACTAAATCCCTTGAAAAAGACCTTAGCGATTTATTTGAAAGCATTGATACAAAAAGCAAAGAACTTTTAAAGGAAAAAGAATCATCCTTTTCAACCTTAAAATACAGCTTAATTCTTTTAGCAGTATTTCTGGTAATTATCGGATTCATTTCTTCCTACTTAACAACAAGCAATATTACACGCTTAGTTGGAGGCGAACCCGAAGACGTATTATTAATGGCAAATAAAATTTCTCAGGGCAACTTAACATTCGACATAACTGAAAAAGACAGAGAAAGAAAGGGCATTTATGGAGCTATGATTTTAATGACTGACGAATTAAAAACAGTAATCAGCTCGGTTATTCATAGTTCTCAAAATATAGAAATAGCCAGTTCAGAAATGAGTTCTTCTGCGCAACAAATGTCGGAAGGTGCTACAGATCAAGCGAGTTCAGTAGAAGAAATTTCTTCTTCAATGGAAGAGATGACTGCTAACATTCAGCAAAACACAAACAACTCTAAACAAACTGAAAAAATTGCCAAACAAGCAGCTAAAGACATTAGCGAAGGAAATGAATCTGTAAATAAAACGGTTGCCTCAATGCGCACTATAGCTGATAAAATTTCAATTATTGGCGAAATTTCACGTCAAACTAATTTACTTGCATTAAACGCAGCTGTTGAAGCCGCACGTGCTGGTGAACATGGAAAAGGATTTGCAGTGGTTGCTGCCGAAGTAAGAAAATTGGCTGAAAAAAGTCAGGAAGCTGCTACAGAAATTAACGAAGTATCCTCTATAAGTGTTGCTATTGCACAACGTTCAGGAGAACTTCTTCATGATGTAGTTCCTAATATTCAAAAAACATCTGACTTAGTTCAGGAAATTACAGCAGCAAGTGTTGAACAAAATGCAGGTACCAATCAAGTAAATAACGCCATTCAACAATTGAATCAGGTGGTTCAGGCTAACGCTGCAACAGCAGAGCAAATGGCTGCAGGAGCAAAAGAATTAAACACTCAGTCTCTCCATTTAAAAGAAGCAATTGCTTTCTTTAAAGTTGATACCCACAGTTCAACAAAAACTAGCTTCAGAAAGGCACCCACTAATTTCTCTAAAACTTATGCTCCAAAAAGAGTATCTAACGGAATAATAGCTAAGAATACAAAAAAGGCTAGCCCGGTGAGCATTGATCTAGGAGAAAATCATTCTACAAACGATGAATATCAAAAATATTAA
- a CDS encoding carbohydrate porin, with the protein MTKQLLFIFILGLGLTQQLKAETEPIGKYKLPLTLKFIDQNKDEVLSLEEARYIFDLYFADQTRVIKTDLIIDIEFLLIDLISYLEGKNYEEVKQNQAAKRFIELYYATKFVNYEESNFGLVPNKLIFGKDTVGNAASLTTEKKEEEEKEQTTLFDNYFSVGALVTAVYQNPIGYKKTDADSKTPFSWQKETLVVATIPINFTPWKGALFNATTEYAGGNGVGDGAGMAGYPNALLGYPQQYPYLLTALYNQEITLDTTEKKGLKGLEFKLGKFIIQDAFDGNAYSGDPRRDFLNFNHTMLSAWDAATTAYGFTYGGALKLRFKNSQINFAAVTVNKEGGGPDTDWEIKQGHSYNLQFAQKFNLGSKEGNIRCLGFYNKVFSGNYTNFITDSLTQESYFSDSLKSYAGKYGFGLDMDLALSEHAGLFARYSWNDGKTESMGYTQADQSINVGLTYSLGRFKRPNDLIGITASINDLSKGHRNYLANGGTGFMIGDGSLNYKSEMVGEIFFRTNIVKYVEVSFNYQYIMNAAYNKDRGNVHFLGWRLNFEF; encoded by the coding sequence ATGACAAAACAATTACTGTTTATATTTATACTGGGCCTCGGCCTAACTCAACAGTTGAAGGCTGAAACAGAGCCAATTGGCAAATACAAGTTACCATTAACGTTAAAATTTATTGATCAAAATAAAGACGAGGTACTTTCATTAGAAGAAGCCAGGTATATCTTTGATTTATATTTCGCCGATCAAACCCGAGTTATTAAAACAGATCTCATTATTGATATAGAATTTCTCCTTATAGATTTAATAAGTTATCTTGAAGGAAAGAATTATGAAGAAGTTAAACAAAATCAAGCTGCAAAACGATTTATTGAATTATACTATGCTACCAAATTCGTAAACTATGAAGAAAGTAATTTTGGATTAGTTCCCAATAAACTTATTTTCGGTAAAGATACTGTAGGAAACGCAGCGTCACTCACGACTGAAAAAAAAGAAGAAGAAGAAAAAGAACAAACCACCCTTTTTGACAACTATTTTTCGGTCGGGGCCCTTGTAACTGCTGTCTATCAAAATCCAATTGGATATAAAAAGACTGACGCAGACAGTAAAACCCCTTTTAGCTGGCAAAAAGAAACTCTGGTAGTAGCAACAATTCCAATTAATTTTACGCCTTGGAAAGGCGCATTATTTAACGCAACTACAGAATACGCTGGAGGAAACGGTGTTGGAGATGGAGCGGGTATGGCCGGATATCCAAATGCACTTCTTGGCTACCCACAACAATATCCCTACCTCTTAACAGCATTATATAATCAGGAAATCACACTTGATACAACTGAAAAAAAAGGATTAAAAGGTTTAGAATTTAAATTAGGGAAATTTATTATTCAAGATGCTTTTGATGGTAACGCTTATTCAGGTGACCCCAGAAGAGATTTCTTAAATTTTAACCATACCATGCTTTCAGCCTGGGATGCAGCAACTACAGCTTATGGTTTTACTTATGGAGGTGCATTAAAATTACGTTTTAAAAACAGTCAAATAAATTTTGCAGCGGTAACTGTAAATAAAGAGGGTGGTGGGCCAGACACAGATTGGGAGATTAAGCAAGGTCATAGCTACAATCTACAATTCGCTCAAAAATTTAATCTAGGTTCAAAAGAAGGTAATATCAGATGTCTTGGATTTTACAATAAAGTTTTTAGCGGAAACTACACTAACTTTATTACTGATTCACTTACTCAAGAATCTTATTTCTCTGATAGTTTAAAGTCGTATGCTGGAAAATATGGCTTTGGTTTAGATATGGATTTAGCCCTATCTGAACATGCCGGTTTATTTGCGCGCTACAGCTGGAACGATGGCAAAACAGAATCTATGGGTTACACACAAGCCGATCAATCGATAAACGTTGGTCTAACTTATAGTCTTGGCCGTTTTAAACGCCCGAATGATTTAATTGGCATAACTGCTTCTATAAATGATCTTTCAAAAGGCCACAGAAATTATCTTGCCAACGGAGGAACAGGTTTTATGATTGGTGATGGAAGCTTAAATTATAAAAGTGAAATGGTTGGTGAAATATTTTTTAGAACAAATATTGTAAAATATGTTGAAGTTTCATTTAACTACCAATACATTATGAATGCAGCCTATAACAAGGATAGAGGTAACGTTCACTTTCTTGGATGGAGACTGAATTTCGAATTTTAA